The following proteins are co-located in the Frigidibacter mobilis genome:
- a CDS encoding AraC family transcriptional regulator, giving the protein MELENLKRMSLRYLQASPAAGPPPLTGLAVFKRETVSDLEAALYEPVVCLILQGRKKTSMGTQFAEVGPGDALLVSHHVPVLSRITQASANAPYIAVTVTLDLSLMRSLYDLVADAPQLSDPARSFTPCRADPVWLATLGRYLDLLGRPIDRRVLGPAILRELHYRLLMSPVGGMLRSLLTVDSRASRIASAIQALRTDFRQLPAVPELARLAGMSETSFHHHFKAVTGTTPLQYQKALRLIAARTLLIEQGRSVSEAAFSVGYESPTHFSRDYRRKFGQPPSKQQPD; this is encoded by the coding sequence GTGGAACTTGAAAACCTGAAACGCATGAGCCTGCGGTACTTGCAGGCAAGTCCGGCAGCCGGCCCGCCGCCGCTTACCGGTCTTGCTGTATTCAAGCGAGAGACAGTCAGCGATCTGGAGGCTGCGCTCTACGAGCCGGTCGTCTGCTTGATCCTTCAGGGGCGCAAGAAAACATCGATGGGAACGCAGTTTGCGGAAGTCGGCCCCGGAGACGCACTGCTGGTGAGCCACCACGTTCCCGTTCTCTCACGCATTACGCAGGCAAGCGCCAACGCGCCCTATATCGCCGTTACCGTCACACTCGACCTGTCACTCATGCGCAGCCTTTATGATCTGGTGGCCGATGCGCCGCAGCTGTCTGATCCTGCGCGTTCGTTCACCCCATGTCGCGCCGATCCTGTATGGCTGGCGACGCTCGGCCGCTACCTTGATCTTCTGGGCAGGCCAATCGATCGCCGCGTGCTAGGCCCAGCGATCCTACGAGAGCTTCACTATCGACTCTTGATGTCACCAGTCGGTGGCATGCTCCGCAGCCTGCTTACGGTCGACAGCCGCGCCAGCCGCATAGCTAGCGCGATCCAGGCGTTGCGCACGGACTTCCGTCAGCTCCCGGCCGTGCCAGAGCTCGCGCGCCTGGCCGGGATGAGCGAGACCTCGTTCCATCATCACTTCAAGGCGGTGACCGGGACAACACCGCTGCAATACCAGAAGGCCCTTCGGCTCATCGCGGCGCGCACCCTGCTGATAGAGCAGGGCCGAAGCGTGTCGGAGGCGGCCTTTTCCGTGGGCTACGAAAGCCCCACCCATTTCAGCCGCGACTACCGACGCAAGTTCGGACAGCCTCCAAGCAAACAGCAGCCGGATTGA
- a CDS encoding SDR family oxidoreductase, which yields MSSIESQFLDLTAHQDIYAAIDPQGAMAGSAAGKVIFIAGASRGIGQATAVAFAKAGARAVYLLARSESALQETVAQVRDANPETLCAHSVCDVTAAAEVKAAVADCITRFGAIDAADANAGYLGPWVKIGESDPESWWRTWEVNLRGAYHVIRYTLPHLVASAQSAAGRGASSGHLVVLSSIGGQLLVPGASDYQTSKHAINRLCEFVQVDHGEDGIKCFALHPGGVATELGRNMPEGLHAFLTDSPDLAGAFVVWLCSGQADWAKGRYLSATWDVAELSALRDSILQDDLLVNRMRAKA from the coding sequence ATGTCCTCGATCGAAAGCCAGTTCCTCGACCTGACCGCCCATCAGGATATCTATGCGGCAATCGACCCGCAGGGTGCAATGGCGGGCAGCGCAGCAGGCAAGGTCATCTTCATTGCGGGGGCATCGCGCGGCATCGGCCAAGCTACCGCCGTCGCCTTTGCAAAGGCGGGCGCTCGCGCCGTATATCTTTTGGCGAGATCCGAGAGCGCCTTGCAGGAGACCGTGGCGCAGGTCCGCGACGCGAACCCTGAAACGCTGTGCGCCCATTCGGTCTGCGATGTCACCGCGGCGGCTGAGGTCAAGGCCGCGGTGGCCGACTGCATCACCCGCTTCGGGGCCATTGATGCCGCAGATGCCAATGCGGGATACCTCGGCCCCTGGGTCAAGATCGGCGAGTCAGACCCCGAAAGCTGGTGGCGGACATGGGAAGTGAACCTGCGCGGCGCCTATCACGTCATTCGCTACACGCTGCCGCATCTGGTCGCCTCGGCGCAGTCGGCCGCCGGCAGGGGCGCGAGCAGCGGCCACCTTGTGGTGCTCTCGTCGATCGGCGGGCAGCTGCTGGTGCCGGGGGCCTCTGATTACCAGACGTCGAAACACGCGATCAACCGGCTCTGCGAGTTTGTGCAGGTCGATCACGGCGAGGACGGGATAAAGTGCTTCGCCCTTCATCCCGGCGGGGTGGCGACCGAGCTTGGCCGGAACATGCCCGAAGGCCTGCACGCCTTTCTGACCGACTCGCCCGACCTGGCCGGCGCTTTTGTCGTCTGGCTCTGCTCGGGTCAGGCCGACTGGGCGAAGGGTCGCTATCTGAGCGCAACCTGGGATGTGGCAGAGCTGTCGGCATTGCGCGACAGCATCCTACAGGACGACCTTCTGGTGAACCGGATGAGGGCAAAAGCATAA
- a CDS encoding amidohydrolase, translated as MTTGETNDMTDTPTAEPELRQRIEAAVAVRAQQYTRLADDIWDFAETGFAEHRVCGGAALWMPYPAAAQPVKHTQSRA; from the coding sequence ATGACCACAGGAGAGACGAACGACATGACTGATACACCGACTGCGGAGCCGGAACTGAGGCAGAGGATCGAGGCGGCGGTGGCAGTCCGCGCGCAGCAATACACCCGGCTGGCGGACGACATCTGGGACTTTGCCGAAACAGGCTTCGCCGAACACAGGGTCTGTGGCGGCGCAGCGCTTTGGATGCCGTATCCGGCGGCAGCGCAACCTGTCAAACATACGCAAAGTAGGGCGTGA
- a CDS encoding TetR/AcrR family transcriptional regulator has protein sequence MMEETRAKLIAAGRKAFAEKGFAGAIMDDFTAEAGLTRGALYHNFGDKRGLLAAVVDEIDSAMAAEAHEAGQRAGGGWPGLLAEGAAYIEMALQPDVQRIVLLDGPSVLGDPSQWPSQNRCLQATMATLRELAEQGLVKPVDMEAMARLLNGAALNAALWVAASADPQATLGKALAAFECLASGVLAKQGACAE, from the coding sequence ATGATGGAGGAAACCCGCGCGAAGCTGATTGCCGCCGGGCGCAAGGCCTTTGCCGAAAAGGGCTTTGCCGGTGCGATCATGGATGATTTCACGGCCGAGGCCGGGCTGACGCGCGGTGCGCTGTATCACAACTTCGGCGACAAGCGGGGATTGCTGGCTGCGGTGGTGGACGAGATCGATTCCGCAATGGCCGCCGAGGCCCATGAAGCCGGACAGCGAGCCGGCGGCGGCTGGCCCGGGCTTCTGGCCGAAGGCGCCGCCTATATCGAGATGGCGCTGCAGCCGGATGTGCAGCGGATCGTGCTGCTGGACGGCCCGTCCGTTCTTGGTGACCCCTCCCAGTGGCCAAGCCAGAACCGCTGCCTTCAGGCCACGATGGCGACCCTGCGGGAACTGGCCGAGCAAGGCCTTGTCAAGCCGGTAGACATGGAGGCGATGGCCCGCCTGCTGAACGGCGCGGCCCTCAATGCGGCGCTTTGGGTTGCTGCCAGCGCCGATCCGCAGGCCACGCTGGGAAAGGCGCTGGCCGCGTTCGAGTGCCTCGCCTCGGGCGTTCTGGCAAAGCAGGGGGCATGTGCCGAGTAA
- a CDS encoding RidA family protein, whose product MSLNNETIFPADRHALYEAHGYSAAIRAGDLVFISGQVGSREDGSPEPDFRKQVQRAFDNLEAVLKAAGCTKADIVDVTTFHTDPENQFATIMEVKNEVFPNAPYPNWTAVGVTWLAGFDFEIKVIARVPALD is encoded by the coding sequence ATGTCCCTGAACAATGAAACCATATTCCCCGCCGACCGCCACGCGCTTTACGAAGCGCATGGCTACTCGGCCGCGATCAGGGCAGGTGACCTCGTGTTCATCTCCGGCCAGGTCGGAAGCCGGGAGGATGGCTCCCCCGAGCCGGACTTCCGCAAGCAGGTACAGCGCGCCTTCGACAATCTCGAAGCCGTCCTGAAGGCGGCCGGCTGCACCAAGGCTGACATCGTCGATGTCACCACGTTTCATACCGATCCCGAAAATCAGTTCGCCACGATCATGGAGGTCAAGAATGAGGTCTTCCCCAATGCCCCCTATCCGAACTGGACCGCCGTCGGCGTGACCTGGCTTGCCGGATTCGATTTCGAGATCAAGGTCATCGCCCGCGTCCCGGCGCTTGACTGA